The following proteins come from a genomic window of Geothrix edaphica:
- a CDS encoding NAD(P)H-dependent oxidoreductase translates to MSTISGESLLQQLNWRYATKKFDPAKKISAPDWAVIEEALVLTPSSYGLQPWKFIVVTDPALKAKLRPASWNQSQVEDCSHLVVLTAKQDITEADVDRFVARIAEVRGVAIDTLAGYKGYMVGDLVKGARHAVIQEWAARQTYIALGNLMTSAALLGVDACPFEGIEPAKYDEILELKGTGYTTISACPLGYRATDDKYASAPKVRFEAKDVVEHR, encoded by the coding sequence ATGAGCACCATCTCTGGCGAAAGCCTGCTTCAGCAGCTGAACTGGCGCTACGCCACCAAGAAGTTCGACCCCGCGAAGAAGATCTCCGCCCCCGACTGGGCCGTGATCGAGGAGGCCCTCGTCCTCACGCCCTCCAGCTACGGGCTGCAGCCGTGGAAGTTCATCGTCGTCACCGACCCGGCCCTCAAGGCCAAGCTGCGCCCCGCGTCCTGGAACCAGTCCCAGGTGGAGGACTGCAGCCACCTGGTGGTCCTCACCGCCAAGCAGGACATCACCGAGGCCGACGTGGACCGCTTCGTGGCCCGCATCGCCGAGGTGCGCGGCGTGGCCATCGACACCCTGGCCGGCTACAAGGGCTACATGGTGGGCGACCTGGTCAAGGGCGCCCGCCACGCGGTCATCCAGGAGTGGGCCGCCCGCCAGACCTACATCGCCCTGGGCAACCTCATGACTTCCGCCGCCCTGCTGGGCGTGGACGCCTGCCCCTTCGAGGGCATCGAGCCCGCCAAGTACGACGAGATCCTCGAACTCAAGGGCACGGGCTACACCACCATCAGCGCTTGCCCGTTGGGCTATCGCGCCACCGATGACAAGTACGCCAGCGCCCCCAAGGTGCGCTTCGAAGCCAAGGACGTCGTCGAGCACCGCTGA
- a CDS encoding MBL fold metallo-hydrolase: MARRAEAQSDNVPGPFFVDRTCIDCGTCYQFAPETFADGGDHAKVHAQPGDSVSRLRASMALVACPVGSIGTDDKVELLAAAKAFPHPLAEDVFFCGYTSEKSFGAWSYLIRRPRGNVLMDSPRAAEPLMKNLEALGGVAMLVLSHQDDVADHAAYRARFGCERVMHRAEGMTWPERLVEGSEPIPLADDLLLIPTPGHTAGSVCLLYRDFLFTGDHLWWNPEKGRLSASRTYNWHSWEQQLDSLERLLDFDFTWVLPGHGSIHHADSPLAMRAELERALAILRRS; the protein is encoded by the coding sequence ATGGCCCGCCGTGCAGAGGCCCAATCCGACAACGTCCCCGGCCCCTTTTTCGTGGACCGGACCTGTATCGACTGCGGCACCTGCTACCAGTTCGCGCCGGAGACCTTCGCCGACGGCGGCGACCACGCCAAGGTCCACGCCCAGCCCGGCGATTCCGTATCGCGGCTCCGGGCCTCCATGGCCCTGGTGGCCTGTCCCGTGGGCTCCATCGGCACCGATGACAAGGTGGAACTTCTCGCCGCCGCCAAGGCCTTCCCCCATCCCTTGGCTGAGGATGTCTTCTTCTGCGGCTACACCAGCGAGAAGAGCTTCGGGGCCTGGAGCTACCTGATCCGCCGGCCGAGGGGCAACGTGCTCATGGATTCGCCCCGGGCCGCCGAGCCGCTCATGAAGAACCTGGAGGCCCTGGGTGGCGTGGCCATGCTGGTGCTCAGCCACCAGGACGATGTGGCGGACCACGCCGCCTACCGCGCACGGTTCGGCTGCGAGCGCGTCATGCACCGGGCCGAGGGGATGACCTGGCCGGAACGGCTGGTGGAGGGCAGCGAGCCCATCCCCCTGGCCGATGACCTGCTGCTGATCCCCACGCCGGGGCACACGGCAGGGAGCGTGTGCCTGTTGTACCGGGACTTCCTCTTCACGGGGGACCACCTGTGGTGGAACCCGGAGAAAGGGCGCCTCTCAGCCTCCCGCACCTACAATTGGCACAGCTGGGAGCAGCAGCTTGACAGTCTGGAAAGGCTGCTCGACTTCGATTTCACCTGGGTGTTGCCGGGCCACGGGAGCATCCACCATGCGGATTCTCCCCTCGCCATGAGGGCCGAACTGGAACGGGCCTTGGCCATCCTCCGGCGGTCTTGA
- a CDS encoding flavodoxin family protein, translated as MTQLSIVFHSGYGHTKVVAESVKSGAETIPGAKVLLVPVEEIDAHWSDLEASDAIIFGSPTYMGNVSGPFKTFMDASSKPWLERKWKDKLAAGFTISGSPSGDKLNTLQSLMIFAMQHGMVWIGNAEMPYNEEGINRLGSFTGLMAQAGQVAPEVEPNLADRRSAELLGQRIASAATRWAKGA; from the coding sequence ATGACCCAGCTTTCCATCGTGTTCCACAGCGGCTACGGCCACACCAAGGTGGTGGCCGAAAGCGTGAAGTCCGGCGCAGAGACCATTCCCGGCGCCAAGGTCCTGCTGGTTCCCGTCGAGGAGATCGACGCCCACTGGTCGGACCTTGAGGCCTCCGACGCCATCATCTTCGGCAGCCCCACCTACATGGGCAACGTGAGCGGCCCCTTCAAGACCTTCATGGATGCCAGCTCCAAGCCCTGGCTCGAGCGGAAGTGGAAGGACAAGCTGGCCGCCGGCTTCACCATCAGCGGCAGCCCCAGCGGCGACAAGCTGAACACCCTCCAGTCCCTGATGATCTTCGCCATGCAGCACGGCATGGTCTGGATCGGCAACGCCGAGATGCCCTACAACGAGGAGGGCATCAACCGTCTCGGCAGCTTCACGGGCCTCATGGCCCAGGCGGGCCAGGTGGCCCCCGAGGTCGAGCCCAACCTGGCGGACCGCAGGAGCGCCGAGCTCCTGGGGCAGCGCATCGCCTCCGCGGCCACGCGGTGGGCGAAGGGCGCCTGA
- the trxA gene encoding thioredoxin: MSDLIQHLTDQTFTEAVAHGTTVVDFWAPWCAPCRELAPITETLAAEFKGKISFAKLNVDDFTPLSEQYDVLSMPTLVIFKDGEPLDRIVGSLPIDQLRTRIQQVI, encoded by the coding sequence ATGTCCGACCTCATCCAGCACCTCACTGACCAGACCTTCACCGAGGCTGTCGCCCATGGCACCACGGTGGTGGATTTCTGGGCTCCCTGGTGCGCGCCCTGCCGCGAGCTGGCCCCCATCACCGAGACCCTGGCCGCGGAGTTCAAGGGGAAGATCAGCTTCGCCAAGCTCAACGTGGATGACTTCACGCCGCTTTCCGAGCAGTACGACGTTCTCAGCATGCCGACCCTGGTGATCTTCAAGGACGGCGAGCCGCTGGACCGGATCGTGGGCTCCCTGCCCATCGACCAGCTGCGGACCCGCATCCAGCAGGTCATTTGA
- a CDS encoding nucleotidyltransferase family protein, with product MIAAVILAAGAGRRMGGPKALLRLAGETLLHRTARAALDAGCRPVVAVIGAWDAGLDGLEVRTVFNPEAQEGMGSSIRQGIAALAPEVEAALLLTVDQPAVDAALLEALLALAAAHPARAVACAYAGTLGIPAVLPRRCFPELLALRGDRGAKALLLRQQTVSLPFPAGADDLDAPGDLDSIRR from the coding sequence ATGATCGCGGCCGTCATCCTGGCAGCGGGAGCGGGGCGACGCATGGGCGGCCCCAAGGCTCTCCTGCGCCTGGCCGGCGAGACCCTGCTGCACCGCACTGCCCGGGCCGCCCTGGACGCCGGCTGCCGTCCGGTGGTGGCCGTGATCGGGGCCTGGGACGCCGGCCTTGACGGACTGGAGGTCCGGACGGTCTTCAACCCCGAGGCCCAGGAGGGCATGGGCAGCTCCATCCGCCAGGGCATTGCGGCCCTGGCGCCGGAGGTGGAAGCCGCCCTGCTGCTGACGGTGGACCAACCCGCCGTGGACGCGGCCCTGCTCGAAGCCCTGCTGGCCTTGGCCGCAGCCCATCCCGCGCGCGCCGTGGCCTGCGCCTATGCTGGCACCCTCGGCATCCCCGCCGTGCTGCCGCGGCGGTGCTTCCCGGAATTGCTGGCCCTGCGCGGGGACCGGGGGGCCAAGGCCCTCCTCCTGCGTCAGCAGACGGTCTCCCTGCCCTTCCCGGCCGGCGCCGACGACCTGGACGCGCCCGGGGACCTGGACAGCATCAGGCGCTGA
- a CDS encoding winged helix-turn-helix transcriptional regulator codes for MVSHATRKACALAPNVLSAQCPTRQALDLIADKWTTLLIYLLSKGKQRYGDLHRQVGGISQKMLTQTLRKLERDGLVTRHVYPEVPPRTEYELTKLGHTLIGPLGALCEWAGTHLSELEQARKRYDHLQKKPSLSA; via the coding sequence ATGGTTAGTCATGCGACTCGCAAGGCATGCGCCCTGGCTCCCAACGTCCTCAGCGCCCAGTGCCCGACGCGCCAGGCCCTGGATCTCATCGCCGACAAGTGGACGACCCTGTTGATCTACCTGCTGTCGAAGGGGAAGCAGCGCTACGGCGACCTCCACCGCCAGGTGGGTGGCATCAGCCAGAAGATGCTGACCCAGACCCTGCGGAAGCTGGAGCGGGACGGCCTGGTCACGCGCCACGTCTATCCTGAGGTGCCGCCCCGCACCGAGTACGAGCTGACCAAGCTGGGGCACACGCTCATCGGGCCCCTGGGCGCCCTCTGCGAGTGGGCCGGCACGCACCTGTCGGAGCTGGAGCAGGCCCGCAAGCGCTACGACCATCTGCAGAAGAAGCCCAGCCTCAGCGCCTGA
- a CDS encoding aldo/keto reductase, whose amino-acid sequence MLTRTLGTQGLTVSALGLGCMGMSDFYGHRDDAESTATILHAVDQGITFFDTADVYGPHTNEALVGKALAPVREKVILATKFGIVRDPANPAARGVCGRPDYVRSSCDASLKRLGVATIDLYYQHRQDPEVPVEDTVGAMAELVKAGKVRFLGLSEVSPATLRRAHAVHPISAVQSEYSLWTRDPEAGLLQACRELGVGFVPYSPLGRGFLTGQIKRFEDFEPDDYRRNSPRFQGGNFQENLELVARLQDMAAARGCAPSQLALAWVLGQGGDIVPIPGTKRRDRLDENLGALEQVLCPGELVELSGLFPPGAAAGPRYPESMMRLVNR is encoded by the coding sequence ATGCTGACCCGCACCCTCGGAACCCAGGGACTCACGGTGTCCGCCCTCGGCCTCGGCTGCATGGGCATGTCCGATTTCTATGGCCACCGGGATGACGCTGAATCCACGGCCACGATCCTCCATGCCGTGGACCAGGGCATCACCTTCTTCGACACCGCGGATGTCTACGGACCCCACACCAACGAGGCCCTGGTGGGGAAGGCCCTGGCCCCGGTGCGGGAGAAGGTGATCCTCGCCACGAAGTTCGGCATCGTGCGGGACCCGGCCAACCCCGCCGCGCGCGGCGTCTGCGGCCGGCCCGACTACGTCCGCAGCTCCTGTGACGCCAGCCTGAAGCGCCTGGGCGTGGCCACCATCGACCTCTACTACCAGCATCGTCAGGATCCCGAGGTGCCCGTGGAGGATACCGTCGGCGCCATGGCGGAGCTCGTGAAGGCCGGAAAGGTGCGCTTCCTGGGCCTGTCCGAGGTGAGCCCGGCCACCCTCCGGCGCGCCCATGCTGTGCATCCCATCAGCGCTGTCCAGTCTGAATATTCGCTCTGGACCCGCGATCCCGAGGCCGGCCTGCTGCAGGCCTGCCGCGAGCTGGGCGTGGGCTTCGTGCCCTACAGCCCCTTGGGGAGGGGCTTCCTCACGGGCCAGATCAAGCGCTTCGAAGACTTCGAGCCGGATGACTACCGGCGCAACTCGCCCCGCTTCCAGGGCGGGAACTTCCAGGAAAACCTGGAGCTCGTCGCCCGCCTCCAGGACATGGCCGCCGCCCGTGGCTGCGCCCCGTCCCAGCTGGCCCTGGCCTGGGTTCTGGGCCAGGGCGGCGATATCGTGCCCATCCCGGGAACGAAGCGCCGGGACCGCCTGGACGAGAACCTGGGCGCCCTGGAGCAGGTGCTCTGCCCGGGCGAGCTCGTGGAGCTCAGCGGCCTCTTCCCGCCGGGTGCCGCCGCGGGGCCCCGCTATCCCGAATCGATGATGCGTCTGGTCAACCGCTAG